A section of the Cottoperca gobio chromosome 17, fCotGob3.1, whole genome shotgun sequence genome encodes:
- the LOC115022817 gene encoding uncharacterized protein LOC115022817 isoform X2, with protein MGPEDYDVLKTAISNQGQRLGYQEHTLQTVVDQSRDITSTLATLCFQQTQAVAATSAQQPVAAQQAPHASPVSEPHIPPHPSILVTPTPACVLVESPLTAHLLVCSAPCPFPAVHGPTLPSISSRVYPCPKTNGQTERANQDLEAAFRCVTARNPSSWSSQLAWIEYAHNSVQRCNR; from the exons ATGGGCCCTGAGGACTATGACGTTttgaagactgcaatctccaaccAGGGACAGCGTTTGGGTTATCAGGAGCACACGCTGCAAACCGTTGTGGATCAGTCGAGGGACATCACCTCCACACTGGCAACGCTCTGTTTCCAACAGACCCAAGCTGTGGCAGCAACCTCTGCTCAGCAACCAGTAGCTGCCCAACAAGCTCCTCATGCCTCTCCAGTTTCTGAGCCTCACATCCCACCCCATCCAAGTATTCTGGTGACCCCAACACCTGCC tgtgtgctcgTGGAAAGTCCTCTCACCGCCCACCTGCTGGTCTGCTCCGCCCCTTGCCCATTCCCAGCCGTCCATGGTCCCACATTGCCCTCGATTTCGTCACGGGTTTACCCCTGTCCCAAG ACTAACGGCCAGACCGAGCGCGCCAATCAGGATCTGGAAGCAGCTTTTCGCTGTGTCACCGCCAGGAATCCCTCCTCCTGGAGCTCCCAACTCGCCTGGATTGAGTATGCCCACAACTCTGTCCAGCGCTGCAACCG cTAA
- the LOC115022647 gene encoding LOW QUALITY PROTEIN: acyl-coenzyme A thioesterase 1-like (The sequence of the model RefSeq protein was modified relative to this genomic sequence to represent the inferred CDS: deleted 1 base in 1 codon), producing MSAQVRLRLLPRARCMFDEPVQVKVDGLRSGHVVTLRARSTDEKGVVFSSSASYKADESGEIDLERDPSLSGTYIGVEPMGLLWSMRPDTLHKRFIKTNSINPHVVKFSVHDEEEGKGRMLAEATNERLLLGEGVNRHPVKEGNIRGVLFTPPGEGPFPAVLDLYTFGGGLSEKRASLLASHGFVVLTVALYGYDDMVKNIKEVHLDYFEEAIEFLKKQDKVGSKVGVISISKSADIALSMASYLPDVDVTVWINGCSANTWLPLYYKKSLILPPLMIDISKVILTESGAVNCKYAMHNPLAEENKATLVPIEQAKGRFLFMASEDDLNWDSKAYMEQVVERLQRHGKDNFESVCYPGAGHYLDPPYGPHCPSSFHAVAGKPVLWGGEPRSHAEAKVHMWKKIQEFLRTHLSCDDTQSKAKL from the exons ATGTCCGCCCAAGTCAGACTGAGGCTGCTGCCGAGAGCCAGGTGCATGTTTGATGAGCCCGTTCAGGTGAAGGTGGACGGACTGAGGTCGGGACATGTGGTCACCCTGAGAGCCAGATCGACTGACGAGAAGGGGGTGGTGTTCAGCTCCTCGGCCTCCTACAAAGCTGATGAGAGCGGAGAGATCGACCTGGAGAGAGACCCCTCCCTCAGCGGGACTTACATCGGGGTTGAACCCATGGGTCTGCTGTGGTCGATGAGGCCAGATACTTTGCACAAAaggtttataaaaacaaattcaataaaCCCACACGTGGTGAAGTTCTCTGTGCACgacgaggaggaggggaagggcaGGATGCTGGCAGAGGCGACCAATGAGAGGCTTCTGCTTGGAGAGGGGGTCAACCGGCACCCCGTGAAAGAAGGGAATATACGAGGTGTCCTGTTCACTCCCCCAG GTGAAGGTCCGTTCCCTGCTGTGTTGGATCTGTACACTTTTGGGGGAGGATTGTCAGAGAAAAGGGCCTCTCTGCTGGCCAGCCATGGATTTGTGGTTCTGACC GTAGCACTGTACGGCTATGATGACATGGTGAAGAACATCAAAGAGGTCCATCTGGATTATTTTGAAGAAGCAATAGAGTTTTTGAAGAAACAAGATAAG GTGGGCAGTAAAGTCGGTGTGATATCCATTTCAAAAAGTGCAGATATTGCACTATCAATGGCCTCGTACCTGCCAGATGTTGATGTCACAGTGTGGATTAATGGCTGCTCTGCCAATACATGGTTGCCCCTCTACTATAAGAAGAGCCTGATCCTCCCTCCATTAATGATCGACATCAGCAAGGTGATTCTCACAGAGTCAGGGGCCGTTAATTGCAAGTATGCTATGCATAATCCGCTGGCAGAGGAGAACAAGGCCACCCTGGTCCCCATTGAACAAGCCAAAGGACGTTTCCTGTTCATGGCTTCAGAGGACGACCTCAACTGGGACAGCAAAGCTTACATGGAGCAGGTGGTGGAGAGACTGCAGCGTCATGGGAAGGACAactttgagagtgtgtgttacccCGGAGCGGGACATTACCTAGATCCGCCTTATGGTCCCCACTGCCCCTCCAGTTTTCATGCGGTAGCGGGCAAACCAGTCCTGTGGGGGGGTGAGCCCAGGTCCCACGCAGAAGCTAAAGTCCACATGTGGAAGAAGATCCAGGAGTTCCTCAGAACTCACCTGAGCTGTGATGATACACAGAGTAAAGCCAAATTATAG
- the LOC115022735 gene encoding acyl-coenzyme A thioesterase 1-like: MSAQVRLRLLPRARCMFDEPVQVKVDGLRSGHVVTMRARSTDEKGVVFSSSASYKADESGEIDLERDPSLSGSYFGVEPMGLLWSMRADTLHKRFIKNNLINPHVVKFSVQDEEEGKGRMLAEVTNERLLLGEGVNRRPVKEGNIRGVLFTPPGEGPFPAVLDLYTFGGGLSEKRASLLASHGFVVLTVALYGHDDMVKNIKEVHLDYFEEAIEFLKKQDKVGSKVGVISISKSADIALTMASYLPDVEVTVWINGCSANTWLPLYYKKSLILPPLMIDISKVILTESGAINIKYAMHNTLAEENKATLVPIEQAKGRFLFMASEDDLNWDSKAYMEQMVERLQRHGKDNFESVCYPGAGHYLEPPYGPYCPSSFHGVAGKPVLWGGEPRSHAEAEVHMWKKILEFLRTHLSCDDTPTKAKL, encoded by the exons ATGTCCGCCCAAGTCAGACTGAGGCTGCTGCCGAGAGCCAGGTGCATGTTTGATGAGCCCGTTCAGGTGAAGGTGGACGGACTGAGGTCGGGACATGTGGTCACCATGAGAGCCAGATCAACTGACGAGAAGGGGGTGGTGTTCAGCTCCTCGGCCTCCTACAAAGCTGATGAGAGCGGAGAGATCGACCTGGAGAGAGACCCCTCCCTCAGCGGGTCTTACTTCGGGGTTGAACCCATGGGTCTGCTGTGGTCGATGAGGGCAGACACTTTGCACAAAAggtttataaaaaacaatttaataaaCCCACACGTGGTGAAGTTCTCTGTgcaggacgaggaggaggggaagggcaGGATGCTGGCAGAGGTAACCAATGAGAGGCTTCTGCTTGGAGAGGGGGTCAACCGGCGGCCCGTGAAAGAAGGGAATATACGAGGTGTCCTGTTCACTCCCCCAG GTGAAGGTCCGTTCCCTGCTGTGTTGGATCTGTACACTTTTGGGGGAGGATTGTCAGAGAAAAGGGCCTCTCTGCTGGCCAGCCATGGATTTGTGGTTCTGACCGTAGCACTGTACGGCCATGATGACATGGTGAAGAACATCAAAGAGGTCCATCTGGATTATTTTGAAGAAGCAATAGAGTTTTTAAAGAAGCAAGATAAG GTGGGCAGTAAAGTCGGTGTGATATCCATTTCAAAAAGTGCAGATATTGCACTAACAATGGCCTCGTACCTGCCAGATGTTGAGGTCACAGTGTGGATTAATGGCTGCTCTGCCAATACATGGTTGCCCCTCTACTATAAGAAGAGCCTGATCCTCCCTCCGTTAATGATCGACATCAGCAAGGTGATTCTCACAGAGTCAGGGGCCATTAATATTAAGTATGCTATGCATAATACGCTGGCAGAGGAGAACAAGGCCACCCTGGTCCCCATTGAACAAGCCAAAGGACGTTTCCTGTTCATGGCTTCAGAGGACGACCTCAACTGGGACAGCAAAGCTTACATGGAGCAGATGGTGGAGAGACTGCAGCGTCATGGGAAGGACAactttgagagtgtgtgttacccCGGTGCGGGACATTATCTAGAGCCGCCTTATGGACCCTACTGCCCCTCCAGTTTTCATGGGGTAGCGGGCAAACCAGTCCTGTGGGGGGGTGAGCCCAGGTCTCACGCAGAAGCTGAAGTCCACATGTGGAAGAAGATCCTGGAGTTCCTCAGAACTCACCTGAGCTGTGATGATACACCGACTAAAGCCAAATTATAG
- the LOC115021943 gene encoding acyl-coenzyme A thioesterase 1-like: protein MSAQVRLRLLPRARCMFDEPVQVKVDGLRSGHVVTMRARSTDEKGVVFSSSASYKADESGEIDLERDPSLSGSYFGVEPMGLLWSMRADTLHKRFMKTNSINPHVVKFSVQDEEEGKGRMLAEATNERLLLGEGVNRRPVKEGNIRGVLFTPPGEGPFPAVLDLYTFGGGLSEKRASLLASHGFVVLTVALYGHDDMVKNIKEVHLDYFEEAIEFLKKQDKVGSKVGVISISKSADISLSMASYLPDVDVTVWINGCSANTLLPLYYKKSLILPPLMIDISKVILTESGAINCKYAIHNPLAEENKATLVPIEQAKGRFLFMASEDDLNWDSKAYMEQMVERLQRHGKDNFETVCYPGAGHYLEPPYGPHCPSSFHGVAGKPVLWGGEPRSHAEAEVHMWKKIQEFLRTHLSCDDTQSKAKL, encoded by the exons ATGTCCGCCCAAGTCAGACTGAGGCTGCTGCCAAGGGCCAGGTGCATGTTTGATGAGCCCGTTCAGGTGAAGGTGGACGGACTGAGGTCGGGACATGTGGTCACCATGAGAGCCAGATCGACTGACGAGAAGGGGGTGGTGTTCAGCTCCTCGGCCTCCTACAAAGCTGATGAGAGCGGAGAGATCGACCTGGAGAGAGACCCCTCCCTCAGCGGGTCTTACTTCGGGGTTGAACCCATGGGTCTGCTGTGGTCGATGAGGGCAGACACTTTGCACAAAAGGTTTATGAAAACAAATTCAATAAACCCACACGTGGTGAAGTTCTCTGTgcaggacgaggaggaggggaagggcaGGATGCTGGCAGAGGCGACCAATGAGAGGCTTCTGCTTGGAGAGGGGGTCAACCGGCGCCCCGTGAAGGAGGGGAATATACGAGGTGTCCTGTTCACTCCCCCAG GTGAAGGTCCGTTCCCTGCTGTGTTGGATCTGTACACTTTTGGGGGAGGATTGTCAGAGAAAAGGGCCTCTCTGCTGGCCAGCCATGGATTTGTGGTTCTGACTGTAGCACTGTACGGCCATGATGACATGGTGAAGAACATCAAAGAGGTCCATCTGGATTATTTTGAAGAAGCAATAgagtttttaaagaaacaagatAAG GTGGGCAGTAAAGTCGGTGTGATATCCATTTCAAAAAGTGCAGATATTTCATTATCAATGGCCTCGTACCTGCCAGATGTTGATGTCACAGTGTGGATTAATGGCTGCTCTGCCAATACATTGTTGCCCCTCTACTATAAGAAGAGCCTGATCCTCCCTCCATTAATGATCGACATCAGCAAGGTGATTCTCACAGAGTCAGGGGCCATTAATTGCAAGTATGCTATCCATAATCCGCTGGCAGAGGAGAACAAGGCCACCCTGGTCCCCATTGAACAAGCCAAAGGACGTTTCCTGTTCATGGCTTCAGAGGACGACCTCAACTGGGACAGCAAAGCTTACATGGAGCAGATGGTGGAGAGACTGCAGCGTCATGGGAAGGACAACTTTGAGACTGTGTGTTACCCCGGTGCGGGACATTACCTAGAGCCGCCTTATGGTCCCCACTGCCCTTCCAGTTTTCATGGGGTAGCGGGCAAACCAGTCCTGTGGGGGGGTGAGCCCAGGTCCCACGCAGAAGCTGAAGTCCACATGTGGAAGAAGATCCAGGAGTTCCTCAGAACTCACCTGAGCTGTGATGATACACAGAGTAAAGCCAAATTATAG
- the LOC115022817 gene encoding uncharacterized protein LOC115022817 isoform X1, translating to MGPEDYDVLKTAISNQGQRLGYQEHTLQTVVDQSRDITSTLATLCFQQTQAVAATSAQQPVAAQQAPHASPVSEPHIPPHPSILVTPTPACVLVESPLTAHLLVCSAPCPFPAVHGPTLPSISSRVYPCPKVWRAFCRALAATVSLSSDFHPRLTARPSAPIRIWKQLFAVSPPGIPPPGAPNSPGLSMPTTLSSAATAK from the exons ATGGGCCCTGAGGACTATGACGTTttgaagactgcaatctccaaccAGGGACAGCGTTTGGGTTATCAGGAGCACACGCTGCAAACCGTTGTGGATCAGTCGAGGGACATCACCTCCACACTGGCAACGCTCTGTTTCCAACAGACCCAAGCTGTGGCAGCAACCTCTGCTCAGCAACCAGTAGCTGCCCAACAAGCTCCTCATGCCTCTCCAGTTTCTGAGCCTCACATCCCACCCCATCCAAGTATTCTGGTGACCCCAACACCTGCC tgtgtgctcgTGGAAAGTCCTCTCACCGCCCACCTGCTGGTCTGCTCCGCCCCTTGCCCATTCCCAGCCGTCCATGGTCCCACATTGCCCTCGATTTCGTCACGGGTTTACCCCTGTCCCAAG GTGTGGAGAGCATTCTGCCGAGCTCTTGCCGCCACGGTGAGCCTCTCCTCTGATTTCCACCCCAGACTAACGGCCAGACCGAGCGCGCCAATCAGGATCTGGAAGCAGCTTTTCGCTGTGTCACCGCCAGGAATCCCTCCTCCTGGAGCTCCCAACTCGCCTGGATTGAGTATGCCCACAACTCTGTCCAGCGCTGCAACCG cTAAGTAG